GGGCGTCGGTGAGCGCGGCGGTCGCCTCGAGGTCGGCGTTCCGCCCGGCCTCGACCATCCGGCGGATGTCGACGGCGACGTCCATCTCCTCGATGTTCGACACCGCAGTCGACAGCAGATCCCGGCGGGGAAAGAGCAGCCGAAGCGTCCAGCGCCCGCTCGAGACCTGCGCGTCGAGGATCGTTCCCTCGTGTTCGAAGACGCAGTTACAGACCCCGGAGACGGCGTCGCTGTACTCGATCCGGTAGAGCCACTCCTCGGCCTCCGGGTCCTCGAGCAGGCGGACGAAGTCGTCGACGGTCGGGTCGTCGTCGAGCGCCGATTCGATCGAGTTCTGGTCGACGTTCGAGAGCCAGACCAGCGGCATCGCCTGGAGCGGCCCCTCGCCGACGACGCTCTTGACGCGCAACTCGAGGTCGGGGTGACGTTCGAACGTCGCCCCAAGCGCGAAGTCCTCGGTCGGCAACGCGACCTCGGCGACGGTCGTCATCGCAGGTCACCTCCGCTGTGGGCGCGTCGGCCCGGTTGGCGAGCGGTTCGACCGGTACGGACGTCGGCTCGTGAAGTCGTATCCATCATAGGTGCCAGTCGATCCCGCCGTGTGGTGAGGTCGCCGAGGGAAGCCCGCGAGTGAACGCGAAAATTGGCGTCCCGACGGAGCGATTTTCGCTCGGATCGGACTGATCTACGGCTACACCGTTCCACCGGTTGGGTTGCTGGCTTGTTTGTTCCGGCAGTTTAAATGGGACACCGGCGACTGACGGGGGTGATCCGGAGATCGACACGCTCGAGAGACGTTCCGCGGGACTTCCGGCGCCGTGACTACCCGTCCCGGTTCAGTCGCGCGAACCGGTTCAGCGCGTACACCGTTCGAAGGACGTCGACGCTCTTGCCGCGGTCGAAGACGAGTTCGTCCGACCGGATGACGTGATCGAGCGTCTCACGGGAGGCGTGTTCGGGGGCGGCCGCGATCCCGGCGTCGTTCTCGGCGACCCAGCGCATCACCCGGAGGTCGCTCTTGGAGTCGCCCATCACCAGCGAGAACGGCTCCGCCACGTCGAGCACCGAGAGCGCGCGCTCGACGCCGACGACCTTGTTCAGTTCGAGGCTGCCGATCTCGGCCGCGTCGGCCTCGTAGTAGGCGACGTCGATTCGGGAGAGCACCTCGGTGAGCGCGGCGGGTGCCTCACCGTCGACGTCGGGATAGGCGCCCTCCTGCTCGAGGACCCCCCGGATCTCGGGGTCCTGATCGGCGTAGAACGCGCGGGTCAGGGCGGCGACCGAACGGCCGTCCTCGAGGTCCACCGTCCCCGCGACCGCGTCGGCCAGCAGGTCGAGCAGGTAGACGAGCGACTCGTCGATCACCTCGCGGGCGCGGGCGGAGCCGGTTTCGTAGTTGGGTTTCATCGTGACGTTGAACTCGTTCCCCTGGAGGTGACACCCCCGCCGGAGATCCTCGGGCGCCTCGGGGAGTACGCGCGAGCGGACGTCGTCGAAGACGTCGCGGATCTCGTCGTCCAGCTCCTCGTACAGCAGCTGTTTGGTGTCGGCGCCGTGGCCCGGCGTGAACACGCCGGTTCCGGCCTCGTAGACGATCGACAGCTCCCCCGAGTGGACGATTTCGCTGCCCAGTCCCTGAATGGCGAACCCCTTGACGTTCTCTAGGGTCTGTCCCGTACAGATGACGATCGGCACCCCCTGCTCGTGGAACTCCGTGAGCATGTGGAGGGTGTCCCGCGGGATCTCGTTGTCCGTCCCGCCCGCCGAACGCAGCGTCTCGTCGACGTCGAGGACGAGCACGTTCACGGCCCGCTCGTACTTCGCGTCGAGGTCCAGCGCCGTAAACGCCTGCTCGCGGGTCGCGCGGGCTGCGACCTCGGCGAACGTTTCGCCGGCGGCGAACGCCGCGCGGATCTCGTCCTTCCGGGCCTCGAGTTCCTCGCTCGCCCCCTGCCAGTGTTCCAAGGCCACCCGCGAGTCGACGGCCGGAAAGACGTCGACGAACTCCTGGTACTCCCGCAGCGCACCGGTGTCGAACTCGTCGTAGAGCTGGTAGACGAGGTCGTATCGTTCCATGTCACACCCAGGCATGGGGAGGCGGATAACCGTTTCCGATGCCGACGGGCGCCGGTCGCCCGGGGGCGAGCCGAGAGAGTTTACTCGAGAGAGAATAAACTTTTACCGCTCGGCCGCCAACCGTCCTCTATGAAAGCGATCGCAGTCGAACCCGGCGCGGGCGAGCCGACGCTGGTCGAGCGACCGATACCCGACCCGGAGCCGGGCGAGGCGCTCGTTCGCGTGCTTCGGGTCGGCGTCGACGGCACCGATCACGGGGTCATCGAGGGGAGCCACGGCGGCGTTCCTGACGGCGACGACCACCTCGTGCTCGGCCACGAGGCCGTCGGCGTCGTCGAGGATCCGAACGGGACCGGCCTCGAGGCGGGAACGGTCGTCGTCCCGACGGTTCGACGCCCGCCCAACGGGACGAACGAGTACTTCGAGTCGGGCTACCCCGACATGGCGCCTGACGGCGAGTACACGGAGCGCGGCATCGCCGGCGCCCACGGCTTCATGGCCGAGTACGTCACCAGCCCCGCGGCGTACCTCGTTCCGATCCCGCGGGACCTCGCCGAGTGGGGGTTCCTGGTCGAACCCATCAGCATCACCGAGAAGGCCGTAGAGCACGCGACCGCCGCCCGGTCGGCGTTCGATTGGGACCCCGAGTCGGCGCTCGTGCTGGGCAACGGCTCGCTCGGGCTCCTGACGGTCGCGATGTGTCAGGAAACGTTCGGCTTCGAGCGAACCTACTGTCTCGGCCGGCGCGACCGCCCCGATCCGACGATCGACCTCATCGAGGAGCTGGGGGCGACGTACGTCGACTCCCGGGAGACGCCGGTCTCGGCGGTGGCCGACGCCTACGAGGGGATGGATCTCGTCTACGAGGCGACCGGCTACGCGAAACACGCCTTCGAGACCATCGAGGCGCTTGCGCCCAACGGGGTTGGCGCGCT
Above is a genomic segment from Natrononativus amylolyticus containing:
- a CDS encoding glucose 1-dehydrogenase; the protein is MKAIAVEPGAGEPTLVERPIPDPEPGEALVRVLRVGVDGTDHGVIEGSHGGVPDGDDHLVLGHEAVGVVEDPNGTGLEAGTVVVPTVRRPPNGTNEYFESGYPDMAPDGEYTERGIAGAHGFMAEYVTSPAAYLVPIPRDLAEWGFLVEPISITEKAVEHATAARSAFDWDPESALVLGNGSLGLLTVAMCQETFGFERTYCLGRRDRPDPTIDLIEELGATYVDSRETPVSAVADAYEGMDLVYEATGYAKHAFETIEALAPNGVGALLGVPGDWAFEIDGGRLHREFVLHNKALVGSVNSHRGHFEAAVDTLAGLPTWVLEDLVTGVYDLESFEAAFTRDDTTIKTAVEFDRI
- a CDS encoding HAD family hydrolase produces the protein MERYDLVYQLYDEFDTGALREYQEFVDVFPAVDSRVALEHWQGASEELEARKDEIRAAFAAGETFAEVAARATREQAFTALDLDAKYERAVNVLVLDVDETLRSAGGTDNEIPRDTLHMLTEFHEQGVPIVICTGQTLENVKGFAIQGLGSEIVHSGELSIVYEAGTGVFTPGHGADTKQLLYEELDDEIRDVFDDVRSRVLPEAPEDLRRGCHLQGNEFNVTMKPNYETGSARAREVIDESLVYLLDLLADAVAGTVDLEDGRSVAALTRAFYADQDPEIRGVLEQEGAYPDVDGEAPAALTEVLSRIDVAYYEADAAEIGSLELNKVVGVERALSVLDVAEPFSLVMGDSKSDLRVMRWVAENDAGIAAAPEHASRETLDHVIRSDELVFDRGKSVDVLRTVYALNRFARLNRDG
- a CDS encoding helix-turn-helix domain-containing protein, whose protein sequence is MTTVAEVALPTEDFALGATFERHPDLELRVKSVVGEGPLQAMPLVWLSNVDQNSIESALDDDPTVDDFVRLLEDPEAEEWLYRIEYSDAVSGVCNCVFEHEGTILDAQVSSGRWTLRLLFPRRDLLSTAVSNIEEMDVAVDIRRMVEAGRNADLEATAALTDAQEEAITEAYRQGYYDVPREISLEELSDELDISHQALSERLRRANKVLAGEQMDDAPGEPASD